A window of the Tachyglossus aculeatus isolate mTacAcu1 chromosome 2, mTacAcu1.pri, whole genome shotgun sequence genome harbors these coding sequences:
- the LOC119948862 gene encoding F-box/WD repeat-containing protein 7-like isoform X2, which yields MAERGSGPLDVNRAGAPELAAALTGVGHRRARAIVRKREELRGFGSLDDLLRVKGVTARILDLNRDRLLCGDPRRHAGPQMKRKLEPGPAGRALSPGKKLCKGPAYRRSLGPPTTFGELRSGSHGPARRRLPPRAPPPQLHEWLHTFQAWSGPQQLVALDELLDRCEPAQVRHVMQLIQPQFQRDFISLLPKELALHVLSFLEPRDLLRAAQTCRCWRVLAEDNLLWREKCRDEGIEEPRSVRRGRLLSPGFMYSPWKLAFRRQHQIDSNWRSGDIPPPKVLKGHDDHVITCLQFCGNRIVSGSDDNTLKVWSAVTGECVQTLVGHTGGVWSSQMREKLVISGSTDRTLRVWDADSGACVHILHGHTSTVRCLHLHGDRVVSGSRDATLRLWDVRTGRCLHVLSGHVAAVRCVQYDGRKVVSGAYDYTVRVWDPESESCLHTLQGHTNRVYSLQFDGVHIVSGSLDTSIRVWDVESGSCLHTLTGHQSLTSGMELREATLVSGNADSTVKIWDIRTGQCLQTLQGPHKHQSAVTCLQFSAKLVVTSSDDGTVKLWDLRTGDFVRDLVALESGGSGGVVWRIRASNTKLVCAVGSRNGTEETKLLVLDFDADVAK from the exons GAGCTGCGGGGCTTCGGCTCCCTCGACGACCTGCTCCGCGTCAAGGGCGTCACGGCCCGCATCCTGGACCTCAACCGCGACCGGCTGCTCTGCGGAGACCCCCGCCGCCATGCAGGCCCCCAG ATGAAACGGAAGCTGGAgccggggccggccggccgggcgcTCTCTCCAGGGAAGAAGCTGTGCAAAGGCCCTGCCTACCGCAG GTCCCTGGGCCCCCCGACGACGTTTGGAGAGCTGCGCAGCGGGTCGCACGGCCCGGCCCGCCGGCGCCTGCCCCCCCGGGCTCCTCCGCCCCAGCTGCACGAGTGGCTGCACACCTTCCAG GCCTGGAGCGGGCCGCAGCAGCTGGTGGCACTGGACGAGCTCCTGGACAGATGCGAACCGGCCCAGGTGCGGCACGTCATGCAGCTCATCCAACCACAGTTCCAGCGCGACTTTATCTCTCTGCTGCCCAAGGAG CTGGCCCTGCACGTCCTGTCGTTCCTGGAGCCCCGGGACCTGCTCCGGGCCGCCCAGACCTGCCGCTGCTGGCGCGTCCTGGCCGAGGACAACCTGTTGTGGCGCGAGAAATGCCGGGATGAGG GGATCGAGGAGCCGCGCTCCGTCCGGCGCGGACGCCTGCTCAGCCCCGGCTTCATGTACAGCCCCTGGAAGCTGGCCTTCCGCCGGCAGCACCAGATCGACAGCAACTGGCGCAGCGGGGACATCCCCCCGCCCAAG GTGCTGAAGGGCCACGACGACCACGTCATCACCTGCCTGCAGTTCTGCGGGAACCGCATCGTCAGCGGCTCGGACGACAACACGCTTAAGGTGTGGTCGGCGGTGACCGGCGAG TGCGTGCAGACGTTGGTGGGGCACACGGGGGGCGTCTGGTCCTCCCAGATGCGGGAGAAGTTGGTGATCAGCGGGTCCACCGACCGGACTCTGCGCGTGTGGGACGCCGACAGCGGGGCCTGTGTGCACATCCTGCACGGCCACACGAGCACCGTGCGCTGCCTCCACCTGCACGGGGACCG GGTGGTGAGCGGGTCCCGGGACGCCACGCTGCGGCTGTGGGACGTGCGGACCGGGCGCTGCCTGCACGTGCTGAGCGGCCACGTGGCGGCCGTGCGCTGCGTCCAGTACGACGGGCGCAAGGTGGTCAGCGGCGCCTACGATTACACCGTCCGCGTGTGGGACCCCGAGAGCGAGAGCTGCCTGCACACCCTACAGGGCCACACCAACCGAGTCTACTCCCTGCAG TTTGACGGCGTGCACATCGTCAGCGGCTCCCTGGACACGTCGATCCGGGTGTGGGACGTGGAGAGCGGCAGCTGCCTGCACACGCTCACCGGCCACCAGTCCCTGACCAGCGGCATGGAGCTGCGGGAGGCCACGCTCGTGTCGGGCAACGCCGACTCTACGGTCAAGATCTGGGACATCCGCACCGGCCAGTGTCTGCAGACCCTGCAGG ggccCCACAAACACCAGAGCGCCGTGACGTGTCTGCAGTTCAGCGCCAAGCTGGTGGTGACCAGTTCGGACGACGGGACGGTCAAGCTGTGGGATCTGCGCACGGGGGACTTCGTGCGGGACCTGGTGGCCCTGGAGAGCGGGGGCAGCGGGGGCGTGGTGTGGCGCATCCGGGCCTCCAACACCAAACTGGTGTGCGCCGTGGGCAGCCGCAACGGCACCGAGGAGACCAAGCTGCTGGTGCTGGACTTCGACGCCGACGTCGCCAAGTGA
- the LOC119948862 gene encoding F-box/WD repeat-containing protein 7-like isoform X3: protein MDYLDGSDTGSLVPPKMKRKLEPGPAGRALSPGKKLCKGPAYRRSLGPPTTFGELRSGSHGPARRRLPPRAPPPQLHEWLHTFQAWSGPQQLVALDELLDRCEPAQVRHVMQLIQPQFQRDFISLLPKELALHVLSFLEPRDLLRAAQTCRCWRVLAEDNLLWREKCRDEGIEEPRSVRRGRLLSPGFMYSPWKLAFRRQHQIDSNWRSGDIPPPKVLKGHDDHVITCLQFCGNRIVSGSDDNTLKVWSAVTGECVQTLVGHTGGVWSSQMREKLVISGSTDRTLRVWDADSGACVHILHGHTSTVRCLHLHGDRVVSGSRDATLRLWDVRTGRCLHVLSGHVAAVRCVQYDGRKVVSGAYDYTVRVWDPESESCLHTLQGHTNRVYSLQFDGVHIVSGSLDTSIRVWDVESGSCLHTLTGHQSLTSGMELREATLVSGNADSTVKIWDIRTGQCLQTLQGPHKHQSAVTCLQFSAKLVVTSSDDGTVKLWDLRTGDFVRDLVALESGGSGGVVWRIRASNTKLVCAVGSRNGTEETKLLVLDFDADVAK from the exons ATGGACTACCTGGACGGCTCCGACACTGGCAGCCTGGTACCGCCCAAG ATGAAACGGAAGCTGGAgccggggccggccggccgggcgcTCTCTCCAGGGAAGAAGCTGTGCAAAGGCCCTGCCTACCGCAG GTCCCTGGGCCCCCCGACGACGTTTGGAGAGCTGCGCAGCGGGTCGCACGGCCCGGCCCGCCGGCGCCTGCCCCCCCGGGCTCCTCCGCCCCAGCTGCACGAGTGGCTGCACACCTTCCAG GCCTGGAGCGGGCCGCAGCAGCTGGTGGCACTGGACGAGCTCCTGGACAGATGCGAACCGGCCCAGGTGCGGCACGTCATGCAGCTCATCCAACCACAGTTCCAGCGCGACTTTATCTCTCTGCTGCCCAAGGAG CTGGCCCTGCACGTCCTGTCGTTCCTGGAGCCCCGGGACCTGCTCCGGGCCGCCCAGACCTGCCGCTGCTGGCGCGTCCTGGCCGAGGACAACCTGTTGTGGCGCGAGAAATGCCGGGATGAGG GGATCGAGGAGCCGCGCTCCGTCCGGCGCGGACGCCTGCTCAGCCCCGGCTTCATGTACAGCCCCTGGAAGCTGGCCTTCCGCCGGCAGCACCAGATCGACAGCAACTGGCGCAGCGGGGACATCCCCCCGCCCAAG GTGCTGAAGGGCCACGACGACCACGTCATCACCTGCCTGCAGTTCTGCGGGAACCGCATCGTCAGCGGCTCGGACGACAACACGCTTAAGGTGTGGTCGGCGGTGACCGGCGAG TGCGTGCAGACGTTGGTGGGGCACACGGGGGGCGTCTGGTCCTCCCAGATGCGGGAGAAGTTGGTGATCAGCGGGTCCACCGACCGGACTCTGCGCGTGTGGGACGCCGACAGCGGGGCCTGTGTGCACATCCTGCACGGCCACACGAGCACCGTGCGCTGCCTCCACCTGCACGGGGACCG GGTGGTGAGCGGGTCCCGGGACGCCACGCTGCGGCTGTGGGACGTGCGGACCGGGCGCTGCCTGCACGTGCTGAGCGGCCACGTGGCGGCCGTGCGCTGCGTCCAGTACGACGGGCGCAAGGTGGTCAGCGGCGCCTACGATTACACCGTCCGCGTGTGGGACCCCGAGAGCGAGAGCTGCCTGCACACCCTACAGGGCCACACCAACCGAGTCTACTCCCTGCAG TTTGACGGCGTGCACATCGTCAGCGGCTCCCTGGACACGTCGATCCGGGTGTGGGACGTGGAGAGCGGCAGCTGCCTGCACACGCTCACCGGCCACCAGTCCCTGACCAGCGGCATGGAGCTGCGGGAGGCCACGCTCGTGTCGGGCAACGCCGACTCTACGGTCAAGATCTGGGACATCCGCACCGGCCAGTGTCTGCAGACCCTGCAGG ggccCCACAAACACCAGAGCGCCGTGACGTGTCTGCAGTTCAGCGCCAAGCTGGTGGTGACCAGTTCGGACGACGGGACGGTCAAGCTGTGGGATCTGCGCACGGGGGACTTCGTGCGGGACCTGGTGGCCCTGGAGAGCGGGGGCAGCGGGGGCGTGGTGTGGCGCATCCGGGCCTCCAACACCAAACTGGTGTGCGCCGTGGGCAGCCGCAACGGCACCGAGGAGACCAAGCTGCTGGTGCTGGACTTCGACGCCGACGTCGCCAAGTGA
- the LOC119948862 gene encoding F-box/WD repeat-containing protein 7-like isoform X1, whose amino-acid sequence MVRRESGEEPCEEVRGLGAKRGNTSGAGESWALQWNPVQPPTSVSLSRSLFLCFLTLTLSRSPCPLPPGSRDQRGSRPSTPPSPGHRAAAGNSGAGGRVPGARSRERDGAWGSGVGLRTGAVPRGFPRGGLGLRLCPPLPQMKRKLEPGPAGRALSPGKKLCKGPAYRRSLGPPTTFGELRSGSHGPARRRLPPRAPPPQLHEWLHTFQAWSGPQQLVALDELLDRCEPAQVRHVMQLIQPQFQRDFISLLPKELALHVLSFLEPRDLLRAAQTCRCWRVLAEDNLLWREKCRDEGIEEPRSVRRGRLLSPGFMYSPWKLAFRRQHQIDSNWRSGDIPPPKVLKGHDDHVITCLQFCGNRIVSGSDDNTLKVWSAVTGECVQTLVGHTGGVWSSQMREKLVISGSTDRTLRVWDADSGACVHILHGHTSTVRCLHLHGDRVVSGSRDATLRLWDVRTGRCLHVLSGHVAAVRCVQYDGRKVVSGAYDYTVRVWDPESESCLHTLQGHTNRVYSLQFDGVHIVSGSLDTSIRVWDVESGSCLHTLTGHQSLTSGMELREATLVSGNADSTVKIWDIRTGQCLQTLQGPHKHQSAVTCLQFSAKLVVTSSDDGTVKLWDLRTGDFVRDLVALESGGSGGVVWRIRASNTKLVCAVGSRNGTEETKLLVLDFDADVAK is encoded by the exons ATGGTGCGAAGGGAGTCGGGAGAGGAGCCGTGTGAAGAGGTGAGAGGGTTGGGAGCTAAAAGAGGGAACACCTCAGGTGCTGGGGAAAGTTGGGCTCTCCAGTGGAATCCCGTACAGCCTCCTACCTCCGTCTCTCTCTCGCGCTCTCTCTTTTTGTGCTTTTTGACTCTGACTCTCTCCCGctcgccctgtcctctccctccaggcAGTCGGGATCAGCGTGGCTCTCGGCCTTCAACCCCGCCCTCGCCAGGCCACAGGGCCGCGGCAGGAAACAGTGGGGCCGGTGGCCGGGTCCCGGGAGCCCGGTCCCGTGAACGGGACGGGGCTTGGGGTTCGGGGGTCGGCCTGAGGACGGGAGCCGTCCCCCGAGGGTTCCCGAGAGGGGGCCTCGGGCTGAGGCTCTGCCCTCCGTTGCCGCAGATGAAACGGAAGCTGGAgccggggccggccggccgggcgcTCTCTCCAGGGAAGAAGCTGTGCAAAGGCCCTGCCTACCGCAG GTCCCTGGGCCCCCCGACGACGTTTGGAGAGCTGCGCAGCGGGTCGCACGGCCCGGCCCGCCGGCGCCTGCCCCCCCGGGCTCCTCCGCCCCAGCTGCACGAGTGGCTGCACACCTTCCAG GCCTGGAGCGGGCCGCAGCAGCTGGTGGCACTGGACGAGCTCCTGGACAGATGCGAACCGGCCCAGGTGCGGCACGTCATGCAGCTCATCCAACCACAGTTCCAGCGCGACTTTATCTCTCTGCTGCCCAAGGAG CTGGCCCTGCACGTCCTGTCGTTCCTGGAGCCCCGGGACCTGCTCCGGGCCGCCCAGACCTGCCGCTGCTGGCGCGTCCTGGCCGAGGACAACCTGTTGTGGCGCGAGAAATGCCGGGATGAGG GGATCGAGGAGCCGCGCTCCGTCCGGCGCGGACGCCTGCTCAGCCCCGGCTTCATGTACAGCCCCTGGAAGCTGGCCTTCCGCCGGCAGCACCAGATCGACAGCAACTGGCGCAGCGGGGACATCCCCCCGCCCAAG GTGCTGAAGGGCCACGACGACCACGTCATCACCTGCCTGCAGTTCTGCGGGAACCGCATCGTCAGCGGCTCGGACGACAACACGCTTAAGGTGTGGTCGGCGGTGACCGGCGAG TGCGTGCAGACGTTGGTGGGGCACACGGGGGGCGTCTGGTCCTCCCAGATGCGGGAGAAGTTGGTGATCAGCGGGTCCACCGACCGGACTCTGCGCGTGTGGGACGCCGACAGCGGGGCCTGTGTGCACATCCTGCACGGCCACACGAGCACCGTGCGCTGCCTCCACCTGCACGGGGACCG GGTGGTGAGCGGGTCCCGGGACGCCACGCTGCGGCTGTGGGACGTGCGGACCGGGCGCTGCCTGCACGTGCTGAGCGGCCACGTGGCGGCCGTGCGCTGCGTCCAGTACGACGGGCGCAAGGTGGTCAGCGGCGCCTACGATTACACCGTCCGCGTGTGGGACCCCGAGAGCGAGAGCTGCCTGCACACCCTACAGGGCCACACCAACCGAGTCTACTCCCTGCAG TTTGACGGCGTGCACATCGTCAGCGGCTCCCTGGACACGTCGATCCGGGTGTGGGACGTGGAGAGCGGCAGCTGCCTGCACACGCTCACCGGCCACCAGTCCCTGACCAGCGGCATGGAGCTGCGGGAGGCCACGCTCGTGTCGGGCAACGCCGACTCTACGGTCAAGATCTGGGACATCCGCACCGGCCAGTGTCTGCAGACCCTGCAGG ggccCCACAAACACCAGAGCGCCGTGACGTGTCTGCAGTTCAGCGCCAAGCTGGTGGTGACCAGTTCGGACGACGGGACGGTCAAGCTGTGGGATCTGCGCACGGGGGACTTCGTGCGGGACCTGGTGGCCCTGGAGAGCGGGGGCAGCGGGGGCGTGGTGTGGCGCATCCGGGCCTCCAACACCAAACTGGTGTGCGCCGTGGGCAGCCGCAACGGCACCGAGGAGACCAAGCTGCTGGTGCTGGACTTCGACGCCGACGTCGCCAAGTGA